The proteins below are encoded in one region of Stigmatopora argus isolate UIUO_Sarg chromosome 2, RoL_Sarg_1.0, whole genome shotgun sequence:
- the chst1 gene encoding carbohydrate sulfotransferase 1 yields the protein MQCSWKAVILLALASIAIQYTAIRTLTSKPFQLCTLPSPQNCGQGYQETEPPIERGAGGCDDYSILNINASRKTHILVLATTRSGSSFVGQLLNQHQEVFYLFEPLHHVQTTLIPRLYHSHNTADRRVMLGASRDLLRSLYGCDLYFLESYIKPTPTNHTTDKLFRRGASRALCQQPVCDAFGPADVNVEEGDCVKKCGLLNMTLASEACREKRHVAIKIVRVPEIGDLRALLEDPRLNIKVIQLVRDPRGILSSRIETFRDTYRLWRIWRATGRKPYNLDLSQLTVVCEDYRSSVLTGLSHPYWLKGKYMLVRYEDLAKNPLHRTKEIYDYLGLPMDKNVENWIHANTRGSNEPSAKHKFGTIRDSAANAESWRLKLSYDMVEYTQTVCQKVLHQLGYKPVRSVEELKNMSISLVQDKTFLPFL from the coding sequence ATGCAATGTTCGTGGAAGGCAGTGATCCTGCTGGCTTTGGCCTCCATCGCCATCCAGTACACGGCCATCCGTACACTCACCTCTAAGCCTTTCCAGTTGTGTACATTGCCCAGTCCACAGAACTGTGGTCAAGGATATCAAGAGACCGAACCACCAATTGAGCGGGGGGCTGGAGGCTGCGATGATTACTCTATCTTGAACATCAATGCATCCCGCAAAACCCACATCCTGGTCTTGGCTACCACCCGTAGCGGCTCTTCCTTTGTTGGCCAACTTCTCAACCAGCACCAAGAGGTtttttacctgtttgaacctcTGCATCATGTTCAGACTACACTGATCCCCCGTCTCTACCACAGCCACAACACAGCAGACCGCCGTGTGATGCTGGGGGCCAGCCGGGACCTCTTGAGGAGCCTTTATGGTTGTGACCTATATTTCCTCGAGAGCTACATTAAACCAACACCCACAAACCACACAACTGACAAACTTTTCCGCCGCGGTGCGAGCCGGGCATTGTGCCAGCAACCTGTATGTGATGCCTTTGGCCCAGCTGATGTTAATGTGGAAGAGGGCGACTGTGTTAAGAAATGTGGACTTCTTAATATGACTTTGGCTTCTGAAGCCTGTCGAGAGAAACGCCATGTGGCCATCAAGATTGTTCGTGTGCCAGAAATCGGGGATTTGCGCGCTTTGTTGGAGGACCCTAGACTAAATATCAAAGTGATCCAACTTGTCAGAGACCCTCGTGGTATCCTGTCATCCCGTATTGAGACATTCAGGGATACGTACCGGCTGTGGCGTATATGGAGGGCGACAGGCCGAAAGCCCTATAATCTCGACTTGAGTCAGCTCACTGTTGTCTGTGAAGACTACCGGAGCTCTGTATTGACTGGTCTCAGTCATCCCTATTGGTTGAAAGGGAAGTACATGTTGGTTCGTTATGAAGACTTGGCAAAAAATCCACTCCACAGGACAAAAGAGATCTATGACTATTTGGGACTGCCAATGGATAAAAACGTGGAAAACTGGATACACGCAAACACTCGCGGCAGCAACGAACCATCAGCAAAACATAAATTTGGTACAATCAGAGACTCAGCAGCTAATGCAGAAAGTTGGCGCTTGAAACTGTCTTATGATATGGTAGAATACACCCAGACTGTGTGTCAAAAGGTTCTGCATCAACTTGGATACAAACCTGTGAGGTCAGTTGAAGAACTGAAAAACATGTCCATTTCATTGGTACAAGATAAAACCTTTCTACCCTTTTTATAA